In Pseudobutyrivibrio ruminis HUN009, the DNA window TTTAATGGATCAGTCTAGTATTATTCAAAAGGCTTTTGATGATTTGAGTAAAGACTTATCTTCCCAGAAGGAGATTGTGGCTGGTATAAAGGCTGCTATTGCTGAAAATGAGAGTACAATTAAGTCCACAAAGGCAACGGACCTGCAAGCAGAACTAGAAAAACAAGCAGAGTTAAAGGAATCGCAAGCCGACTGTTATAACAAAAAAGAAATTGTTGCAGGTCGTCTCGAAAATAATGAAAGAGCAAGGAAAAACATTAAAAATGAGGCAAGTAAGCATTGCTGAGATTGAACAGAAATTACAGTGGGTGAGAGCACTTTCCGAAACCGCTAATGGACAATTATCAGGTAAAGATAAAGTCAAATTGGAAACTTATATACAAACGACATATTTTGACAGGATAATTAACCGAGCAAATCTTCGATTATTAACTATGTCGGGAGGGCAGTATGAGCTCATGAGAATGAAAGAAGCTGCTAATGCAAAAAGCCAAAGTGGGTTAGATTTAGGTGTAAAGGATCATTATAACGGAAGTGAGAGAAGTGTTAAAACGCTTTCTGGAGGAGAGTCTTTTATGGCATCATTATCTTTAGCACTAGGGCTTTCCGATGAAGTGCAATCTTCTGCTGGCGGTATTCAGATTGATACTATGTTTGTTGATGAGGGATTTGGTTCACTTGATCCCGAGGCTTTAGATATGGCATATAAGGCGCTTGCTGGATTAACAGAAGGTAATAGACTTGTTGGAATCATATCGCATGTGGCAGACTTGAAGGAGCGCATTGATAAGCAGGTTGTTGTTACCAAGGAGAAGACTGGAGGAAGCTTTATAGAAGTTGTAGTTTGATTATTTCTATAAAGTTTAAAGCGGCTTTTCAGATAATAAAGGCCGCTTTTTTGGTGCAATTTATAATCATCAATTTTTCATCCAAGAGAACTATCAATGATAAATAATTGTAATGTTTGTGGAACATGAGATTCGAATATATTCTACTAACGAAAAATCGTGAAAGAAGAGTTATATATTCATTTCTGGTACATAGGCCATATCACAATTGACATACGGCGCAAAAACGACTAAAATATATTTGTATCATTATTAGTTTTTCTGGAGA includes these proteins:
- a CDS encoding SbcC/MukB-like Walker B domain-containing protein — encoded protein: MRMKEAANAKSQSGLDLGVKDHYNGSERSVKTLSGGESFMASLSLALGLSDEVQSSAGGIQIDTMFVDEGFGSLDPEALDMAYKALAGLTEGNRLVGIISHVADLKERIDKQVVVTKEKTGGSFIEVVV